ATGGTAACGTACCGACAGGAGGCACTTTCCTGGCAAGTCTTTCTATAAAGAATGCATCGAATGTAGTAGTGTTTACGGATTCACTTACTGTTCCTGCACTCAATGCCGAGAAGGATACCCTTGTTTCCTTTGCAAAGAAATTTATTCCTACTACGGCAGGTAAGTACAGTATATCAGTAACAACTTTATTAACTGGAGATGCAGTTCCCAGCAATGATACAAAAACTCTTGAACTTAACGTTGTAACAAGAAGCTCACCATGGTACACTCTTGCCTATGATAACGGAACAAATACAGGCGGTATTTCATGGTCAGGCGGTACAGGCGCAGTTGCAATGTACTTTGTGCCACCGGTTTATCCTGCAAGAATTGATACGTTAAGATTCTTCATACCATCTAACGCAAGCAATGTTTCATTCTTCGGAAAAATTTACAGAGATGACGGACCGGGAGGATTACCGGGAACAGAACTTTATTCATCTTCTGCAATTACTCCAACGCTTAACGTATTCACTCCGATAGTTGTACCTGGAGCAATTACAATTAACAGCGGCGGCTTCTATGTTTCATGGGAAATGAACGGAGCAAGCATTCAGATTGGCGAAGATATTACAGCGCCTATTTCTAACAGAAGCTTTGAAGGACTTGGCGGTTCATTTGCACCTTATAGAAACGGTTCGACAAATGACCCGATGATAAGAGCTGTAATGAAGAATCCAAGTGTAAACGTTGTTAACATGAACACAGGTATTCCTGAGAAATTTTCATTATCACAGAATTATCCTAATCCGTTCAATCCTGTTACAATGATTAACTTTAACATTCCTGTTAATTCATTTGTGAAGTTATCTGTTTATGATATTCTTGGAAGAGAAATAAAGCAGATTGTTAATAACGATTTAACTCCGGGAAGTTATAGCGTAGATTTCGACGCATCGGCTTTAACAAGCGGAGTTTATTTCTATACATTGACAACAAACGGATTTGTTGATACGAAGAGAATGTTACTTGTAAAGTAAAAGAAGTAATAATAGAAGTATAAACAAAAAAGGGAGCGAAGAGCTCCCTTTTTGTTTTACATTAATACTAAATTAATACTAAAAATTTCTTAATTGAAATCCACACTGAATAAAATATCGCTGATTGTTTTTTCATTCTTAGCGAAGTTTGCAGTTGGTGTGTAAGCATAAACAACGTAGTTGCCATGGCTGCTTGCATCAATTGCGGACATAATAAGCATTGACATTTCCTGTCCGTTGATTTTTCCGACAGCGCCTACATAGTAAGCTTCGATGTCACCGATTTGTACAAAATGTGCTTCCCCTTCAGGTTCAAAATCGAAATCACCTAATGCCATTTCAAGTAATTCATCAGCAGAAATTTTATTGTTACCGAATACAACTGCAGTAGAGCCCATTGTTTTATCGGGACTCATGGTTGCTAATTTTGTATCTGTGTTTTCTGTTATTGTCCAGTCAGATGGAAGGCTGAAAGTCATTTTTCCGTCTGTAGATTTTAATTTTGTCCAGTCCGGTTCAGAAGGAGGTGTAACTTCTTTCTTTGGTTCGGATGATTTTTTTACTTCTTTCTTTTTTGTGGTTTCTTTTTGTGTTTCTGTGGTTTTTTTATCTTTCGATTCTGTGGTTGATGTTTTGTCTTCTTTTTTGCCGCAGCCGGAGATTAAAAATAGAAATAATACTACTAGTGCCAGAGTAGAATTGAGTTTCATTCTATGTTAGGGTTTAATTTATAAAAAGTAAATGAAAATAAGATATTCTGCAGATTATTGAAACTGTGTTCCATATCCGCAAGTCATATTTGTTTCGTTTTTTGTTCTACATTATTTCTGTATTTTAGTTCCGTTCAAAATTATTTTGCAGTTTTCATTCAAAAAAAGTTTAAGATATTATGAAACTTCTTTTTGTGAGCAGAGTTATATTAAAAAAACAAAAAATATACATGAAAAAAATCCTACTATCTCTTTTTGCTCTAATTCTTTTTTTAAATTTTTACTCAAACAGTTATTCTCAGAGTTTCGCGGTGGGTTACCGGGTCGGTTCAGGTTCATTTAAACCATTGGATTTTGTTATAGGCAGATATAATGATACCCGCACAGCCATTCTTACAAAAAAAATGGACAAGATATCATCTATATCCGGAGTTGTTTACAGCGTTGGGTATAATTTTGGCGAGGGAGGATTTGAACTCGAAATTCCGAACCTGAAATCCGAAACTGTGAGCTCTGAAACTTCAACTCAGATAAGAGAAGTTTACATGAAAATGACAGGTCTGGAATTTAATTTCTCCTATGGAAAACAAGTGTTTCAGGAGGGTTCACTATTCGGATTTATCGGCGGTGCATTAAGTGTCGATAAAGCTGATGCTTCAGTTTTCACAAGAATCTATGATAAAACAGGGACTGCCGGAGAATTTAAAGAAGTAAAAGCAGATGGCTCAGTAAATATGGGAATAGGACCTTTTGTCGGAGTTCACTTATTATTCCCGTCAGTCATTATTTTTGGCGAAGTAAGACCATTTTATAAATTTTCTATTACAAGCGCAGATTTCTTTGATGTAAATGCTGCATTAAATCCTAATACTTGGTATAATGACGATATAGATGATACCAAAGGAAGCATGAATTATTTAGGTGTGAACGCTAAAATTGGTATTACCGTAGCAATTTTTTAAATAAAGATAGATTTGTTTATATTTTAAAGCCGGTCAGGTTAAGCCTTTCCGGCTTTTTTATTGTAAAACCTATCTCCTGCTATTCCGTAGATATTAAAAATAAAATTCAAAAAATTTTTCATTAGTCTGTCCCCATTTGTAAATCTCAATCGTTAATAGTATATAAATCATCTAAATGATTTAAAATTTTTCAAAATCTAAACATTTAACCAAAATGACAGCAAAAGATAATTCCCTCAACTGGTTTGAAATCCCTGCAACAGATATCAATCGTGCAGCAAAATTTTACGAAACAATTTTTTCAGCAGAAATGCCACGAATGGAAATGGGCGGCTCAATGGCATTCTTTCCTGCCGATATGATGAACGGGAAAGTCGGCGGTGCAGTTGTTCAAAGTGATATGCATAAACCTTCTGCAGACGGCGCAGTAATTTATCTTAATGCAAACCCTGATTTGGATATTGCATTAGGCAAAGTAGAAAAAGCCGGCGGTAAAGTTGTAATGCCAAAAACTAAAATCACTGATGAAATCGGCTTCATGGCTTTCTTCATAGATACAGAGGGAAATAAAGTCGGTATGCATTCAAATAAATAAATGCTAAAATCATGAAAGAATTTTTATTGCTCTTCAGAGGAAGAGATACTCAGCCGGGAGCATCACCCGAGCAAATTCAGGCACAGACACAAAAATGGATGGACTGGATAAACGGTGTTGCAAACGACGGAAAATATAAAGGCGGTCATCCATTAACTGATACGGGAAGAACGATATCCGGTACAAAGAAGGTCATTACTGACGGTCCGTTTATGGAAGGGAAAGAAATGCTTGCGGGATACATTATGGTTTCGGTGAATGATTATGATGAAGCTGTTGCAATTGCAAATAACTGTCCCATACTCGACGGAGAAACCGGAAGTGTGGAAGTGAGAGAAGTAAGAAAAATGTAAAACTAATTGGAAGCTTCGTCTGAAAACGTAAACAAATTAACCGACCATCTTTTTCGCCATGAAGCGGGAAAGATGGTTGCTGTTTTAACGCGTATCTTCGGTCTCTCGCAGATTGAAATTGCTGAAGATATCGTGCAGGATGCGTTTGCCCAAGCGCTGAAAGAATGGAAATTCAAAACTCCTCCCAATCCATCCGCATGGCTGATGATGACAGCCAAGAATAAAGCAATAGATTTATTAAGACGTGAGAGATATAAAGAAAATTATACATTAGAGTCAGCAGCACAGCTTCGTAATGAATATACATCTGTTCCCATAATTGAAAACCTTTTTATGCATAATGAGATAAAAGACAGCCAGCTTAGGATGATTTTTGCATGCTGTCATCCTTCATTAGCTGAAGCGGATCAGATAGCATTCACGCTGAAAATCTGCTCAGGTTTCAGTGTGGATGAAATTGCTGCAGCATTGCTTTCAAATACCGAGACAATTAAAAAGAGAATCCAAAGGGCAAGAAAACTGATTTCGGAAAAAGATATAAAATTTGATATTCCTCTTGGAAATAAATTAAAGAAAAGATTGGATGTAGCTTTACACTCAATTTATCTTTTGTTTAACGAAGGTTACAACTCAAGCAATAAGAGTGATCTGATAAGACAGGATTTGTGTGAAGAAGCAATCCGTCTGGCATTAATGCTTTCTGAAAATGAATTTATAAATCAGCCAAAGTGTTCGGCTCTTGTTGCCTTAATGAGTCTGCTGGCATCAAGATTTGAATCGCGTCTTGATTCTAACGGAGAGATAATTCTACTGGAAGAACAGGACAGGAGTAAATGGAACACAGAATTAATTAATATAGGATTGTACTATCTGAATAAGTCTTCAGAGGGAAACGAAATAAGCGATTATCATATCGAGGCTGCAATCGTAGCTGAGCATTCAATCGCAAAAAGTTTCAATGAAACGAACTGGAATAGAATACTTCAGCTGTATGATATATTAAGTAAAATTAATTCCTCTCCTGTAGTTTTACTTAATAGAGCAATTGTTATTGGGAAATTATCGGGAGCGGCTAAGGCAATAGAGGAAATAAATTTAATTCCCGGTGTTGAAAAATATCTTAAGTCAAACCACTTATTTTCTGCGGTTCTGGGTGAAATGTATAAACAGGAAAACAATTCAGAGGAAGCAAAAAAATATTTTGAAATGGCATATGATTTAACAAATTCTGAAACCGAGAAGAAACTTATTCAAAAGAAAATAAATTTATTACAATAATTTATTCAACCAATTCTTCTTTATCTCCGTTTATTACAATTGCCTGCCCGTCCTTTAAAGTTATGTACTTTATATTATTATCAATGTAATACATTACTAATTCATCGATTAAATCAGTTTCGGGATGGTTTGATTTATAGTGCGGCGCAATTGAATAGGGAAGTATGCCAAGCCCGTTCCATATTGGTTGTTCATTATACATTTTCTTGACATACTTTATATCATCTACAATATCCAGACCTTCGAGTGTTTCTGAAAGCACAACTATTCCGGCACTGTAACCGCCATAAGCTATCTTATCTTCTCTGATAAGCTGCACAAGTATTTCATCGAAGCCGCTCATTTTCATTGCATGACGCAGAAGAAATACGTTTCCTCCGGGAATCCATACGGCATCAAAATCATTCATAACAGTTTTTAATTCTTCTTGTCTTCCAAAATATTTTCTCAGATCAATTTCACTTCCTTTGATTCCAATTCTATTTAGGTTCTCAATCTGTTGCAGTCTGCCGGCTTCTCTATCTTCCGCAGGAAAATAATCTCTTGCATTCAGAATGATTGCAGTATTTTTATCACCTTGAATCATTTCGGCAAATTTTGCCGGGTGATTCCCTAAATGAAACGAAGATAAGTAAAGTCTCATAAGCTCTAAAGTATAATTTCTTCTTTATCTCCGTTAATTACAATTGCCTGCCCGTCCATAAGAGTTTTATAATGTATGTTTTCTGCTATGAAATACTCTACAACTTTATCCATCGATTCAGATTTTCCATGCTGTGACTTGTAGTGCGGCGCAATACAATATGGAAGTACATTTAATCCTTCATATATACATTGTTCATTATAAGTTGATGAGACTTTTGTATCATCATCGGCAATTTCAAGTCCCCGAAGCGATGGAGCCAAAACAACAACTCCCGCGCTGTAACCGGCATAAACAATTTTATCTTCGTTTAACATATTTTTGATAATCACATCAAAGCCGCTATCGTACATTGCCCTCCGAAGAAGAAATGAATCTCCGCCCGGAATCCATAGAGTATCGTATTCCATCAGCTGTGCTTCAAGACTTTCTTTATCGCCGTAATATTTTCTTAAATCAATCTCTTCGGGAGTAAGTCCGATTTTTTCTAAATCGTGGAATTCCTCATGAAGCGCGTGATGTCTTTCTTTTTCGTGAAAGTAATCATGGGCATTTAATATAACTGCAGCACGTTTATTTCCTGTTACTAATCCAGAAAATTTTTCCGGTTCATTACCGAG
The genomic region above belongs to Bacteroidota bacterium and contains:
- a CDS encoding T9SS type A sorting domain-containing protein translates to MRKKITMLLFVVFIVLPFLSVNADTKKGMQNSPVSDSSATPDAYGYKWKDNTDAGGPAYTFRDTTSGPSANWTRVTGLSDDNNVGPFQLGFNFRYYYYNVSRLRIGSNGYLLLESGSDVNTSPLNSGFPTIPLPTVPNNYIAVYGADLIFGVAAQPGKCYIYRNNVDSVIVTWYDVPLWQQAAPGYNGSHTFQIVMTKSDSSITMLYKNIAGTLQPPSSNNALVIGIENITGNIGLQRYAGVGPTPITNSMAIKYYYPRTTTYTVKDAATSWVDNVTTGGIFKRTNDTVTVNTRIANNGNVPTGGTFLASLSIKNASNVVVFTDSLTVPALNAEKDTLVSFAKKFIPTTAGKYSISVTTLLTGDAVPSNDTKTLELNVVTRSSPWYTLAYDNGTNTGGISWSGGTGAVAMYFVPPVYPARIDTLRFFIPSNASNVSFFGKIYRDDGPGGLPGTELYSSSAITPTLNVFTPIVVPGAITINSGGFYVSWEMNGASIQIGEDITAPISNRSFEGLGGSFAPYRNGSTNDPMIRAVMKNPSVNVVNMNTGIPEKFSLSQNYPNPFNPVTMINFNIPVNSFVKLSVYDILGREIKQIVNNDLTPGSYSVDFDASALTSGVYFYTLTTNGFVDTKRMLLVK
- a CDS encoding VOC family protein, encoding MTAKDNSLNWFEIPATDINRAAKFYETIFSAEMPRMEMGGSMAFFPADMMNGKVGGAVVQSDMHKPSADGAVIYLNANPDLDIALGKVEKAGGKVVMPKTKITDEIGFMAFFIDTEGNKVGMHSNK
- a CDS encoding sigma-70 family RNA polymerase sigma factor — protein: MEASSENVNKLTDHLFRHEAGKMVAVLTRIFGLSQIEIAEDIVQDAFAQALKEWKFKTPPNPSAWLMMTAKNKAIDLLRRERYKENYTLESAAQLRNEYTSVPIIENLFMHNEIKDSQLRMIFACCHPSLAEADQIAFTLKICSGFSVDEIAAALLSNTETIKKRIQRARKLISEKDIKFDIPLGNKLKKRLDVALHSIYLLFNEGYNSSNKSDLIRQDLCEEAIRLALMLSENEFINQPKCSALVALMSLLASRFESRLDSNGEIILLEEQDRSKWNTELINIGLYYLNKSSEGNEISDYHIEAAIVAEHSIAKSFNETNWNRILQLYDILSKINSSPVVLLNRAIVIGKLSGAAKAIEEINLIPGVEKYLKSNHLFSAVLGEMYKQENNSEEAKKYFEMAYDLTNSETEKKLIQKKINLLQ
- a CDS encoding Type 1 glutamine amidotransferase-like domain-containing protein, producing MRLYLSSFHLGNHPAKFAEMIQGDKNTAIILNARDYFPAEDREAGRLQQIENLNRIGIKGSEIDLRKYFGRQEELKTVMNDFDAVWIPGGNVFLLRHAMKMSGFDEILVQLIREDKIAYGGYSAGIVVLSETLEGLDIVDDIKYVKKMYNEQPIWNGLGILPYSIAPHYKSNHPETDLIDELVMYYIDNNIKYITLKDGQAIVINGDKEELVE
- a CDS encoding Type 1 glutamine amidotransferase-like domain-containing protein, which encodes MRLYLSSFRLGNEPEKFSGLVTGNKRAAVILNAHDYFHEKERHHALHEEFHDLEKIGLTPEEIDLRKYYGDKESLEAQLMEYDTLWIPGGDSFLLRRAMYDSGFDVIIKNMLNEDKIVYAGYSAGVVVLAPSLRGLEIADDDTKVSSTYNEQCIYEGLNVLPYCIAPHYKSQHGKSESMDKVVEYFIAENIHYKTLMDGQAIVINGDKEEIIL